A window of Sphingomonas astaxanthinifaciens DSM 22298 genomic DNA:
GCACCTGCGGCGGCCTGGCGCGCTGGCGGGCCTTGCGGTCCGAGGGCGTGTCGCCGGTGCGGGTCTCGACCCGGATCGGCAGGCCCATCTCGCCGATCGGATCGAGGAGGTTGCGCTGGACGTCGACTGCCAGCGCCTTCAGCGGCGAGATGTAGAGCGTGTGCAGGCCCTCGGCCGGATTGTCCGCGAGCTCACAGATGGTCGGCAGGAACCCCGCCAGCGTCTTGCCCGCCCCCGTCCCCGCGACCAGCAGCGCGTGCCGCCCGGCGCGGGCGCGCTCGAGCATGTCGAGCTGGTGCCGGCGCGGCCGCCAGTCCCGGCGCTCGAACCAGTCGGCGACGACCGCGGGAAGGTCATGCTTGCTCAGAGGCCGCTGTTGCCGTCGCGCTCATGGGCGCGCTTTTCCTCGGCATAAAGTTCGCGGGTCGCGCGCTCGGTCACCTCCGGGGGAACGTCGCTCTTCCGGTTGCGGTTGAAGGCGTAGAACAGCACGCCGAGGAGCACGAAGGCCCCGACCAGCACCAGCCACCAATAATGAACGTCGCTACCTTCGGCCATGCTGCTTCACCTATCGTGTTTGTTAAGGCGGCGGAACCGCTCGCCCGTTCGCTAGCTATAAGCCCGCATGGCCCGCCTCGGTTCCTGGATCGAACCCCACCCTACCGGGATCTACGTGCGTCCCGCCGACGCCTGGGTCGACCCGTCGCAGCCGCAGGCGCGCGCGCTCGTCACCCACGGCCATGCCGACCATGCCCGCGGCGGGCACGGCACCGTCTGGGCGACGCCCGAGACATTGGCGATCATGGGCGTACGCTATGGCGAGCAGAACGGCTGCGAGGTCGCTTATGGCCAGAGCGTCACCGTCGGCGAAGTCGAGGTCACCTTCGTTCCCGCCGGGCACGTGCTTGGGTCGGCCCAGATCATCCTCGACTGGAAGGGCGAACGGGTAGTGGTCTCGGGCGACTACAAGCGCCGGCCGGACCCGACCTGCGAACCCTTCCTGCCGGTCAAGTGCGATATCTTCATCACCGAGGCGACCTTCGGGCTGCCGGTCTTCCACCATCCCGAGACGGGAAGCGAGATCGACAAGCTGCTCACCCGCCTCGCCGACAATCCCGATCGCTGCGTGCTGGTCGGCGCCTATGCGCTGGGCAAGGCGCAGCGGGTGATCGCCGAGGTCCGGCGGCGCGGCCACCATCAGCCCATCTACCTCCACGGCGCGCTCGAGCGATTGTGCACCCTCTACCAGGAGCAGGGAATCGACCTCGGCGAACTGCGGCTGGTCGCCGGCACCGAAAAGGCGGAGATGGCGGGCCATCTCGTCCTCTGCCCGCCGGGCGCGCTCAACGATCGCTGGAGCCGGCGGCTGCCCGACCCGATCACCTCGGCGGCGAGCGGTTGGATGCGGATCCGCCAGCGCGCGCGGCAGAAGAACGTCGAACTGCCGCTGATCATCTCGGACCATGCCGACTGGGGCGAACTCACCGACACCATCCTCGAGATCGCGCCGAAGGAAGTGT
This region includes:
- a CDS encoding ligase-associated DNA damage response exonuclease, with translation MARLGSWIEPHPTGIYVRPADAWVDPSQPQARALVTHGHADHARGGHGTVWATPETLAIMGVRYGEQNGCEVAYGQSVTVGEVEVTFVPAGHVLGSAQIILDWKGERVVVSGDYKRRPDPTCEPFLPVKCDIFITEATFGLPVFHHPETGSEIDKLLTRLADNPDRCVLVGAYALGKAQRVIAEVRRRGHHQPIYLHGALERLCTLYQEQGIDLGELRLVAGTEKAEMAGHLVLCPPGALNDRWSRRLPDPITSAASGWMRIRQRARQKNVELPLIISDHADWGELTDTILEIAPKEVWITHGREDALMHWCMTRQIKARELNLVGYEDDDED